The following are from one region of the Stanieria cyanosphaera PCC 7437 genome:
- the cas8a1 gene encoding type I-MYXAN CRISPR-associated Cas8a1/Cmx1 gives MTELTLSIFDPNTLLPHRAGIAGLALALSVINPNDVPINWDVTEDAVNLSWSCSDKEAVLGLLQQTYRLQDGYLDVPALNLDQQGKYIFSEGVTTTFLQHGKQRQQNKQPVTLTFLIDEGQPEISRSFRLVEDCYYTRDFKEAFNAKGKFKPEIPVKGHHLPGLVECFAHGAYQESPEGFLALVFLPLACSYYQLSGYRSAVVIPEVKNISKWVRRRKNYSGSTYRDFRSSSSGESGLRFLLQEKLIEDNKQWRVDYCEVYQLGKQQWDGSQSYLKQAVYRVRVDDEILDLYDSAFQFFKPQVRTNDKGETWLAISKVLPWLCDNLIASKPWYLGFYEWKKQNELYEKKGLVSMSQYLDALEQTFFDAVQGAFSSYLREQIVQAQKQGREPDYPQVTNKVINRLQRPSTQQDFAKTMVDFLSRYRSKATRGVGGEIYQWLHKDNQWKQARDLALLAIASYTGKGKDGKSEIPEEVLDESISEAEEGFEMSI, from the coding sequence ATGACAGAACTTACCCTATCTATTTTTGACCCTAACACCCTACTTCCCCATCGCGCTGGAATTGCTGGTTTGGCTTTAGCTTTATCGGTTATTAATCCCAATGATGTTCCTATAAACTGGGACGTTACAGAAGATGCGGTGAATTTATCTTGGTCATGCAGCGATAAAGAAGCTGTATTGGGTTTACTACAACAAACTTATCGTCTTCAAGATGGTTATTTAGATGTTCCTGCTCTTAATTTAGACCAACAAGGAAAATATATCTTCAGCGAAGGAGTCACGACAACTTTTCTTCAGCATGGAAAACAAAGACAACAGAATAAGCAGCCCGTCACTTTAACGTTTCTAATTGATGAAGGTCAACCCGAAATTTCTCGTTCTTTCAGACTTGTAGAAGACTGTTATTACACTAGAGATTTTAAGGAAGCTTTTAACGCTAAAGGAAAATTTAAACCTGAAATTCCTGTTAAAGGTCATCATTTACCTGGATTAGTAGAATGTTTTGCTCATGGTGCTTATCAAGAGTCTCCCGAAGGTTTCCTAGCTCTAGTTTTTCTTCCTTTAGCTTGTAGCTATTATCAATTATCAGGATATCGTTCGGCGGTTGTTATTCCAGAAGTTAAAAATATCTCCAAATGGGTAAGACGAAGAAAAAATTATTCTGGAAGCACCTATCGCGATTTTCGCTCTAGCAGTTCTGGAGAATCGGGATTACGTTTTTTACTCCAAGAAAAGCTAATTGAAGATAATAAACAATGGAGAGTCGATTATTGTGAAGTTTATCAATTAGGTAAACAACAATGGGATGGCAGTCAAAGCTATCTTAAACAAGCTGTCTATCGAGTCAGAGTAGATGATGAAATCTTAGATTTATACGATTCAGCTTTTCAATTTTTTAAACCCCAAGTTCGTACCAATGATAAAGGAGAAACTTGGTTAGCCATTTCCAAAGTTTTACCTTGGCTTTGCGACAACCTGATCGCTAGTAAACCGTGGTATTTGGGTTTTTATGAATGGAAAAAACAAAATGAACTTTATGAAAAAAAAGGATTAGTAAGTATGTCTCAATATCTTGATGCACTTGAGCAGACATTTTTCGATGCTGTTCAAGGTGCTTTCAGTAGTTATTTAAGAGAGCAAATTGTACAGGCTCAAAAACAAGGTCGAGAGCCTGATTATCCTCAAGTTACTAATAAAGTAATTAATCGTTTACAAAGACCTAGTACTCAGCAAGATTTTGCTAAGACAATGGTTGACTTCTTAAGCCGTTATCGCAGCAAAGCAACTAGGGGCGTTGGAGGAGAGATTTATCAATGGCTTCATAAAGATAACCAATGGAAACAGGCGCGAGATTTAGCTCTACTTGCGATCGCTTCTTACACAGGAAAAGGTAAAGATGGTAAATCTGAAATTCCAGAAGAAGTGCTTGATGAATCTATTTCTGAAGCCGAAGAAGGCTTTGAAATGTCTATTTAA